The DNA window TCATGCAGGTGGAGAGCCTCACCGGCGGCGCGGAGCTTCGTCTCGAAGGCCCTGGCATCGAGAGTTTTGAAACGCTGGCGTCACGCGGGCTGCCGGAGCAGTTCGTCGATCAGTGGCGCTGGAACAACAAGCGTTTCCCGCGCGGCGTGGACGTGATCCTCGCGGCCCCGGAGGGCATTGCCTGCCTGCCGCGCACCACGCGCATCACCGCGAAGGAGGCGTGAAATGTATGTCGCCGTAAAGGGCGGAGAGACCGCCATCGCCAATGCGCACCGGCTGCTCGCCGACCGTCGGCGCGGCGACCGGTCGGTGCCGGCGCTGCGCCTCGACCAGATCGTCGAGCAGCTCGCGCTCGGTGTCGACCGGGTGATGTCCGAAGGCTCGCTCTACGACCGGGATCTGGCGGCGCTCGCCATCATGCAGGCGCGCGGCGACATGATCGAGGCGATCTTTCTCGTTCGCGCCTACCGGACGACCCTGCCGCGCTTCGGCTATACCCAGCCGGTCGAGACGGGGGCGATGGACGTGGAGCGGCGCATCTCCGCCACCTACAAGGACCTGCCCGGCGGCCAGTTGCTCGGCCCGACCTTCGACTACACCCACCGCCTGCTCGACCCGGAGCTTGCGGCCGGCGCGGAGATCGACGAGCCCGAGCAGCGCGATGCCGACTGGCAGCCGACCCCGCATGTCACGTCGCTGATGGCCGGCGAGGGGCTGATCGAGGCCGATGGCGAGATGCCACAGGATCACGTCGCCGGCGACATCACCCGCGAGGCGCCGTCCTATCCGATGGACCGCGACCTTCGCCTTCAGTCATTGGCACGCGGCGACGAGGGCTTTCTCCTTGCCCTCGGCTATTCGACCCAGCGCGGCTATGCCCGCTCGCATCCCTTCGTCGGCGAAATCCGCATCGGCGAGGTGGAGCTGGAACTGGACGTCCCCGAACTTCCCTTCGCCGTGCCTCTCGGCACCATCCGGCTGACCGAATGCCAGATGGTCAACCAGTTTCAAGGCTCGGCCAAGTCGCCCCCGCAGTTCACACGCGGCTATGGCCTCGTCTTCGGCCAGAGCGAGCGCAAGGCAATGGCCATGGCGCTCTGCGATCGGGCGCTTCGGGCCGACGAACTGGGCGAAGACATCGTCGCCCCGGCGCAGGATCAGGAATTCGTGCTGTCCCACTGCGACAACGTTCAGGCCACCGGCTTCGTGGAGCACCTGAAGCTGCCGCACTATGTGGACTTTCAGGCCGAGCTCGATCTGGTGCGCCGCATGCGCGCCGAACACGAGGCGGCCCGCAAGGCCCCGGTCGCAAACACGAGAGCGGAGGCGGCCGAATGAGCGCGACGCAGGAGATTGCCACCTACAACTTCGCCTATCTGGATGAGCAGACCAAGCGGATGATCCGCCGCGCCATTCTGAAGGCAATCGCCATTCCGGGCTATCAGGTGCCTTTCGCCAGCCGCGAGATGCCCATGCCTTACGGCTGGGGCACCGGCGGCGTGCAGGTCACGGCCTCGATCATCGGACCCGACGACGTGCTGAAGGTCATCGACCAGGGCGCGGACGACACCACCAACGCCGTCTCGATCCGGGCCTTCTTCAAAAAGGTCGCGAGCGTTGCCGTGACGACCCGCACCACCGAGGCGACGATCATCCAGACGCGGCACCGCATTCCCGAGCAGCCGCTCGCCGAGGGGCAGGTGCTCGTCTACCAGGTGCCGATCCCAGAGCCGCTGCGCTTCCTGGAGCCGCGCGAGAGCGAGACGCGCAAGATGCACGCGCTCGAGGAATACGGCCTCATGCATGTGAAGCTCTACGAGGACATCGCCCGCAACGGCCATATCGCGACGACCTATGCCTATCCGGTGAAGGTCGAGAGCCGCTACGTGATGGACCCTTCGCCGACGCCGAAATTCGACAATCCGAAAATGCACCGCTCGAAGGCGCTGCAGCTCTTCGGCGCCGGACGCGAGAAGCGCATCTACGCGATCCCGCCCTATACGGAGGTCGTCAGTCTCGACTTCGAGGATCATCCCTTTGAAATCCAGACCTTCGACCGTCCCTGCGCGCTTTGCGGTGCCGAAAACGTCTACCTCGACGAGGTGATCCTCGATGACCGGGGAGGGCGGATGTTCGTCTGCTCGGATACCGATCACTGCGAGGGCCGGCGCGCCGATGGTCATCGCGGCGAACTGTCGGGCGAAACCATGGAGGCGGCGCAATGAGCGACGACCCGTTGCTGCGCGTTTCCGCGCTGTCGAAATTCTACGGCCCGCGCATCGGCTGCGAGAATGTCTCCTTCGATCTCTGGCCGGGAGAGGTGCTGGCCATCGTCGGCGAATCCGGCTCGGGCAAGACGACGCTGCTGAACTGCCTCTCCACACGGCTGATGCCGAGCGCGGGCTCGGTCAGCTACCGCATGCGCGACGGCGAATGGCGCGATCTCTATCACATGAGCGAGGCCGAGCGGCGCTTCCTGATGCGGACGGACTGGGGCTTCGTGCACCAGAACCCGGCCGATGGCCTGCGCATGGCCGTCTCCGCCGGGGCCAACGTCGGCGAGCGCCTGATGGCCGTCGGCGAGCGTCACTACGGCAACATCCGCTCCACCGCCATCGACTGGCTCGGCCGCGTCGAGATCGGTCCGGACCGCATCGACGACCAGCCGCGCGCCTTTTCCGGCGGCATGCGACAGCGCCTGCAGATCGCGCGCAACCTCGTCACTCATCCGCGACTCGTCTTCATGGATGAGCCGACAGGAGGGCTCGACGTCTCGGTTCAGGCACGGCTGCTCGACTTGCTTCGCGGCCTCGTCAACGACCTCGGCCTTGCCGCCATCGTCGTCACGCACGATCTTGCCGTCGCCCGACTCCTCTCCCGTCGCATCATCGTGATGAAGGACGGGCATGTTGTCGAAAGCGGCCTCACGGACCGGGTGCTCGACGATCCGCGCGCACCCTACACCCAGCTTCTCGTGTCATCCGTGCTTGCGGTCTAGACCGTGCGGCCATTTGGGAAAGACTGATCATGCCCGTTCCGCTCGTCGTCTCCGAAATCGGCAAGAGCTTCGTCATGCACCTGCGCGGCGGGGTGACGCTGCCGGTGATTTCCGGCGCGTCCTTTTCGCTTGAAGCTGGCCAATGCGCGGTCCTCGGCGGGCCATCCGGCGTCGGCAAGAGCTCCATCCTCAAGATGGTCTACGGCAACTATGGCGTCGACGAGGGCCAGATCATCGTCCGCCATGGCGGCGGGCTCGTGGATATCGCGACTGCCGATCCGCGCACGATCCTGGCGGTCCGCCGCGACACGATCGGCTATGTCAGCCAGTTCCTCCGCGCTGTGCCACGGGTCTCGGCTGTCGATGTCGCCGCCGAGCCGCTGGTCGAGCGCGGCGAGGACAAGGACGTGGCGCGCGACAGGGCGCGGACGCTGCTGAGCCGTCTGAACCTGCCTGAACATCTCTGGTCCCTGCCGCCGGCCACTTTTTCCGGCGGCGAGCAGCAGCGGGTGAACATCGCCCGGGGCTTCATCACCGATCATCCGATCCTGCTCCTCGACGAGCCGACGGCCTCGCTCGATGCCGAGAACCGCGCGGTCGTCATCGGCCTTATCGAGGAAAAGAAAGCGGCTGGCGTCGCCATGCTCGGCATTTTCCACGACAAGGACGTGCGTGACGCGGTGGCCGACGTCGTCATCGACGTCGCGGCCTTCGCGCCCGGAAGGGCGGTGGCATGAGAACCGGTCCGCACCAGCCGGCCTCGGCAGCGCAAGGTCCGGCGGCCGGCGCGTCGTGGCGCTATGCGCTCTACTACCTGCCGCCAAAGGACCACGCTCTCACGCGCCGGGCCGCCGAATGGTTCGGCCGCGATCCTTTCACCGGAGAGGATGTCGAGACCCCGGCGCTCGACGCGATGGATCCGGCGCGCATTGCCTTTTTCCGCGCGGTTCCAAGGCGCTACGGTTTCCACGCGACGTTGAAGGCGCCGTTCCGCCTTGCGGACGGGGCAACGGAGGCCGATCTCGTCGCCGAGGCAACGGCCTTCGCGGCCCGGACGCGGCCTTTCTCGATCCAGCGGCTGGAGATCGAGCGATTGAAGAACTTCTTTGCCCTGCGTCCCGCGGAGACGGAAGCCGAGCTTGACCGGATGGCCGGCGACGTCGTCGGCACATTCGAGCCCTTTCGCGCGCCTCTTTCCGATGCGGAGATCGAGCGGCGCAGCGAGACGCTGAGCGGCCGGGCGGAACTCGGCAACCTGCAGCGCTGGGGTTACCCTTACGTCTTCGACACCTTCCGCTTTCACATGACGCTGACGGGTCCGGTTGCCGAAAAAGACTTCGATGAGGTCTCCCGGGCGCTCGACGAGCAGTTTTCGAAGGCCCTTTCCGCACCCATTCCGGTCGCAGGCCTTGCGCTCTGTGTCGAACCGGAGCCGAACGCGCCATTCCGCATGCACAGCTATTTCGCCTTTTCCCAAGACGGCACGACAACGAGGGCCTGATGTCCAGCGAGACCATTCTCCGCAATGCCAGGATCGTATTGGCCGACGAAGTCCTTGAAGGCGCGATCGTCATCCGCGATGGCCGGATCGCCGATGTCGCCGCCGGTCCGTCGGGGATCGGCGAGGACATGGAGGGAGACTATGTCATCCCCGGTCTCGTCGAGCTTCACACCGATCATCTGGAAAGCCACATCCAGCCCCGACCCAAGGTGCGCTGGAATCTCGACGCCGCGATCCTCGCTCACGACGCACAGGTCGCAACCGCCGGGATCACCACGGTGCTCGACGCGCTACGGCTTGGGCGCGACGAGGATACGTTCTTCACCGGCGAGGACCTTCGCGCGCTGGCCGACGGCATTGAGACGGCGGTCGACAAGGGGCGGCTGCGGGCCGACCACTATCTTCATCTTCGATGTGAAGTTTCAGCGCCAAACTGCCAGGAAGACTACACCTTCTTCGCTGAAGATGATCGCGTCAAGCTGGCCTCGCTGATGGATCACGCGCCGGGCCAGCGCCAGTTCGTCAATTTTGAAACCTATGCCACCTACTATCAGTCGAAACTGAAACTCTCCGACGAGGCCTTCCGGGCGTTCACGGAAAAGCGCATTGAACAGTCGCAGCGCTATGCCTCAGTGAACCGCGATGCGATTGCCGCTGCCTGCAAGGCGCGGGGCATCGTTCTTGCCAGCCACGACGATGCAACGCTGGAGCATGTGGAGGAGTCCGTGGCCCGGGACATCAGGATTGCCGAGTTCCCGACGACACTGGACGCCGCCAGAGCGTCCGGCGCGGCGGGCCTTGCCGTCCTCATGGGCGCGCCGAACGTCATCCGCGGCGGCTCTCATTCCGGCAACGTCTCGGCCGGCGAACTTGCGCGCGAAGGGCTGCTCGACATCCTGTCGTCGGACTATATCCCCTTCAGCCTCATCCAGGCCGCCTTCTTCATGGCGGACAGGATGGATGGCATCTCCCTGCCGCAGTCGGTGGCGATGGTGACGCGCAAGCCCGCCGAGGCGGTCGGCCTCGATGACCGGGGCTGCATCGCGCCGGGCCTGCGCGCCGATCTCGTGCGCGTGCGGGCCGAAGACGCTGTGCCTGTCGTTCGCACCGTCTGGCGCGAAGGACGCCGCGTCGCATGACCGGCGAAGATCACATTCTCGAGGATCGGCCGAAATGCGGCGGCATGCGACGTGAAGGCGGAGTCTTCGTTGCCATCGTCGGGCCGAGCGGCGCCGGCAAGGACACGCTGATCCGTCGCGCGCGCGACCAGTTCCGCGAAGACGGCCGAATCCATTTCGTCCGCCGAGTCATCACGCGTGACGTCGACCTGGCAAGCGAGGATCATGCGACGATGACCCCCGAGGCCTTCGAGGCTGCCGAAAAAAAAGGGGCTTTTGCACTCTCCTGGGCGGCGCATGGTCTCCATTATGGATTGCCCGCCGAGATCGACAAGCGCATCGCCGAAGGGCAGGTGGTGGTGGCGAATGTGTCCCGCCGCGTGCTCCCGGACATCGAGGCGCGTTATCCGCACGCGCTCGTCGTCGAGGTTACGGCGTCCGTGGATGTGCTCGCCGAGCGATTGTCACAGCGTGGACGCGAGACGCGGGAGGCCATCGCGGCCCGCCTTGCGCGCAACGTTCCAGTCGCCCTTGAAGCCTGCGAGGTCGTGAAGATCGACAACAGCGGTCCTGTCGAAAACGCGGCCGGTATGCTCGTCAGGCTTCTGACCGATCGGCTCAACTGGCGCGAGGCGGCGGCATCCTTGAGGAAGGACTAAAGCATTTTCAGGGAAAGTGGATACCGGTTTCCCGTCCGGAAATGCGCAAGAATAAAAGATCAGGCCGTCAGGTCCAGAAGCTCCCTCAGTTCGGTCCGTGACGGGCAGGAGGCGTGCGTTCCTGGCCGTTGCACCGACATCGAGGCGGCAGTGGCGGCAAATGGAAGACTATCCCCGATGGTCCGACCCTGCGCCATCAGGCCCGCGAGGACGCCGCAAAAGACATCGCCCGCGCCGCTGGTGTCGACAGCCTCGACGGAGGACGCCTCGACAGACATGCTGCCCGCAGCGGTGACGTGGATGACGCCCGCCGCTCCCAGCGTGATGACGACAGATCCGGCGCCGCGCTTGATCAACTCCTGGCCGGCGCGTGCGGGGTCGCTCTCTCCCGTCAGCGCCTCCGCCTCGGGCCGGTTGAGAACAAGAACATCGACGAGAGCCAACGGCATGGCTGCCATAGTCGCGATCGGGCTCGGATTGAGAAGGGCGCGCGCGCCGGCGCGCCTTGCCGCTTCAAGGCATGCGATGGTTCGTTCCGTCGAAAGATTGCCTTGCATCAGCAGGATATCGCCCGGACGCAGACGCGTGGCGAGATCGGTCATCACGAGCGGATCGTAGGTTTCCGCGCAGGCCGCCGCCGTGACGATCCGGTTGTCGCCATCCTCGACCGAAACGAGGATGGCCGACTGGTCGGTCGCATGAGGAAGGCGGGTGATGCTGGCAAGGTCGGCGAACTCGATCTCGATCAGCGCCGCGATGTCGTCGCCGGCCGCATCGACGCCGACGGCGGTCCAGAACATCGTCTCCGCCCCGCTTCTGACCGCCGCCACGGCCTGGTTGAGACCCTTGCCGCCATAGTCGCGCGAGGCGCTTTCCGCATTGAGGGTCTCGCCTGCGCGCGGATGGCGGGCGAGGCGAAAGGTCGTGTCAAGACACGCGTTGCCGACGACATGCAGCACCGGGGGAACTCCGCGACGACGTCAACGCGATGTGGCCCGGCCGGTTTTAGCCGGCCGGCGAGAAGACCCGCGCCGGATTGGTCGTCATCATCCGGTCGATGGCCTCCTGAGGCACGCCATGACGCTTCAGTCGGGGAATGAAATGGCGCTGGATATAGGCATAGCCGAAGCCGCCATAGCGCGTCAGCATGATTTTCAGGAAAACGTCTTGTGACAACAGAAGCTTGTCGAGATAGCCGGCCTCGACGAGCGCCGCGATGGCCCGGGCATTCTCTTCGTCCGACGGCGACTGCGCATCCTGGTCGGCATAATAGTAGTCCATGCCGATCATGTCGTATTCGAGAAAGGCGCCGCGTTCCGCCAGGCTCTTCTGGTAGGGCAGGTCGTTATGGCTCGGGTTCATGTGGCAGAGCACGGTGTTGGCAAGCGACGCACCCTCCGCTTCCACGATGTCCAGCACCTCGTGGGCCAGCCGCTCCCAGCCGGGCAGGTGGATCGAGAGCGGCACGCCGGTGATCGCCGAGGCGCGGGCCGAGGCCTTCAGCGACTTGCGCTCTTCCACCGTGAAATCCTTGCTGACGCCGACTTCGCCGATGATGCCGGCCATGATCTTCGGCTGTTCGTCTCCGCCGCCGACGTCGTTGACGAGGAACTCCGTCACCGCGTCGACGTCCATCTTCTTCAGCCATTCCGGGTGACTGAATTCGAGATAGAAGCCCGAGCCCATGACGACGTTGAGGCCGCTCATCTTGGCGATGCGCAGGAGCGCTTCCGGATCGCGGCCGATGCCGATGTTGGTCGGATCGACGACCGTGTTGCCGCCGAGCTTGGCGAAGCGGCCGATTTCCCCGAGCGCCAGATCGACGTCGCCGAGGGTGACGTTGTCCCGGTTCATGTAGGGGTTCATCCGCAATTCGCCGATGATCTCGATCGAGACCGGCTGCTCGGCAATGGCCCGCTCGTCCGGGTGACAGGGGCATTTCCACGACTTGGCACCGTCGAGCATCAGATGCTCGTGCATCAGCGTGACACCCATCTGCGAGACCGGGATCGGGCCGCGCACGGTCATCACCTGACCGCTGGAAACGCCGATCGTGTGCCTTTCGCTCGCCATCGTCTTCACCGTGTCCGGATCGCGCCCCGGAAGAGGCGGAAGTTGAGCCAGATGGCGATGAGGATGATCGAGCCGGTGACAATGGGCGTCAGGAATGGCGACATGTGGGCCAGGATCAGGCCGTTGCCGAGGACCGCCACCGTCAGCGCCCCGAGCACCGTTCCGATAATCGTGCCGCGCCCGCCAAAGAGGCTGGTGCCGCCGAGCACGACCGCCGCGATGACCTCCAGCTCGAACCCCTGTCCGGAGTTCGACGACCCCGAGCCGAGGCGGCCGGCGAGGATGATGCCGGAGAGCGCCGCCGCCATGCCGGAGATGACATAGACCATCAGGGTCGTGCGGCGAGTATCGATGCCGGCCCTGCGCACGGCCTCGGCATTGGCGCCGATGCCGGTGACATAGCGTCCGAAACGAGCCTCGTTGAAGACGATCCATGCGATCACCAGCATCGCCACCGCGATGATCGCCGGCAGCGGCAGGCCGAAGACCCAGGCGCGGCCGATCACCACGAAGGGGCTGCCGGAATCGATCGGGATCGAGTAACCGCCGGTGATCAGCAGGGCGACGCCGCGCACCACCGACAAGCCGGCGAGCGTGACGATGAAGGCCGGAATGCCCTCATAGGCGATGAAGAAGCCCTGGAAGGCGCCGATGAGGCCGCCGCAGGCGAGCATCAGCACGATGACCAGCGGCCACGGCACGCCGAGTTGCAGCAGCGCGGCGGAGAGCGAGGCAACCAGCGCGAGGATGGAGCCGATCGAAAGGTCGATGCCGCCCGTCGTGATGACGAAGGTCATGGCCGCCGCCGAAATCAGCAACGGAGCCGATTGGCGGATGACGTTGAGAATGTTGGGGCTCGTCAGGAAGTTCTGGGTGACAAGTGTGAAGAGCAGGCAGCAGGCCGCGAAGAAAACGGCGATGGAGACGACCGAACCGTTGGCCATGATCCAGTCGCGCCAGGTCGCCTTGCGCACCCGCTCGGTGCCGTTGGCGTGCATGTTGACGGGGCGGGCGGGGGCGGTCATGGGGCGTCTCCCACGGTTGCCGGACCAGCGGAGCCAGCCGAGCGAGCCTGGAACTTGTGGCCAACGATGAGGTCGACGACCTCCTCGATGTTGGTTTCCGAGGTCTTGCGCTCGGCGACGTTGCGGCCCTCGTACATGACCTGGATGCGGTCGCAGACGAGGAAAAGATCCTGAAGCCGGTGCGTGATGAGGATCACGCCGACGCCCCGTGCGCTGACGGTGCGGATGAGGTCGAGCACCGCTTCGACCTCGGCGACGGCAAGCGCCGCCGTCGGCTCGTCCATGATCAGCACCAGCGGCTCGAAGGATGCGGCCCGGCCGATGGCGATGGACTGGCGCTGGCCGCCGGAAAGGTTCTCCACCTTCGCGCGGGTGTCCGGAATGACGATGCCGAGCCGGTCCAGCATGTCGCGGGCCTCGTCATGCATGCGCTTCTTGTCGAGCAGGGAGACGCCGGCAATGCGGCGGCGCGGCTCGCGGCCAAGGAAGAGATTGCCGGCGACATCGATCGTGTCGCAGAGCGAGAGGTCCTGGTAGACCATCTCGACGTGACGCTCGCGGGCATCGGCCGGCGAGGAGAAGGCAACCGCCTGGCCGTCGATCTCGATCGTTCCCGAATCCGGGATCACGGCACCGGAAAGCACCTTGCTGAGGGTGGACTTGCCGGCGCCGTTGTCGCCGACAAGTCCGAGCACCTCGCCGGGCGCCAACGTCAGGGAGACGTTGTCCAGCGTGTTGATCGGGCCGTAACGCTTGGAAATCCCGGTCATCTTGACCCGGGGCGGGGGCAGGGTCATCGGTCTCGCTCCGGTTCTCTTGGTACAAGGGCCGGTACAGGCGGGAGGCCGCCCGTACCGGCAGTTCGACGCGGTGCGCAGGGGACGTCAAGCCGCATCGTGAACCTTGGCCTCAGGGCTTACTGGAACATGCCCCGGAACTGGTCGACGTTGTCCTTGGTGACGATGGTCACCGGGATGTTGATGACCGGCTCGATGCTCTCGCCCTTCTTGAGCTTGACGAGCGCCTCGACGGCGGCCTTGCCTTCGCCGGCCGGGTCCTGCTGGACGACGGCGGTGACCCAGCCCTCGTCGATGCCCTTGACGGCCTGGGCGGTCAGATCCCAGCCGAAGACCTTGACGTCGCCGGTGCGGCCCTGGCTGTCGACGGCGGAAACCGCGCCGATGAGGGCCGGTTCGCCGGTGGCGTAGAGCGTCGTCATGTCGGGGTTGGCGGTCATCAGGTTTTCAGCCGCGCCCAGCGCCACGTCCTGCACGTTTTGGCCATCGACCGTGTCGACGAAGGTCACGTTCGCGCCGCTGTCGGCAACGGCCTTCTTGAAGCCGTCGAGACGCTGGTTCTGGATGAAGGAGTTGAGTGCGCCGATGACGCCGATCTTGGCCGTGCCGCCCATCTCCGTCTTGACGTAGTCGGCGTAGAACTTGCCGATTTCCTCGCCGGCGGCCGTGTTGTCGACGCCGATGAAGGCGGCGTTGTCGCCGTCCGGAATCTGGGCGTCGATGGCGACGACCGGGATGCCGGCCTTCTTGGCCTCGGTGATCGCCGGCTTCACGCCGTTGACGTCGATGGCGACGAGGATGATGCCGTCGACCTTCTGGGTGATGTAGGTCTCGATGGCGTCGTTCTGGGCCGACGGCACGTTGTTGGCGTTGAAGATCACGAGATCGACGCCGGCGGCCTTGGCGGCTTCCTTGGCGCCGTCATTGATCTGGTTGAAGAACAGCGCCTGCTGGTTGATCGTCACGAGGGCCAGCGTGTCGGCCATCGCGGAACCGGCGGCGAACGCGCCGAGGCCCGCGGCGAGCGCCAGTGTGGCGGCGGAACGGGTCAGTGTCTTGATAAGTGCCATTGAAGTTCCCCTCTTGTGTTTATCCGATGTGCAGGGCCGCCCCCTTTTGCGGATGGCCGGTCCTGGCGGCCGCCCGGGTCAATTCCTGTGGAACCCGGGCGATCGCGTTCGTGCCGCCGGCAGAACCTGCCGGCAAAATTCGGGGCATCAGGCCTTCGCCGTCAGCCAGTCCAGCATGTTGATCCAGAGCTGCCGGTAGCCGGACCATTCGACAAAGGCATTCGGCAGCCAGTGCGGGCCGATGTCCGAGGTCCAGGCAAGCGTCCGCCCGTTGCCGTAGCGTCCCGTCACGAGCAGCGGATGGCTGCCTTCCTCCTCGGGAAGCTGGGCGATCACATCGACGTCCGGGCTGCGCTTGACGCGGACTTCGTTGGCGCCGAGTAGCAACGGCCATTCGCCAGGAAGTCCGGCGAGGATGGCGTGATCGGGCTTGACGAAATCCGGGGTGAAGCCCTCGGGGATTTCCAGCCGGTCGTCGTAAGGCAGGCATTCCACCGGCAGCGTCCGCTCGACGGGCGTTGCCCGCCAGCGCGCCTTGCCGTCGATGCCCTGGAAGCTGAAATAGCCGCCGAACATCGCCAGCGCGCCGCCTGCCGCCACATAGGCCTCAAGCAGTTTCAGCCGGTTGACGACCGGATTTCCGTGCAGCCAGACCTGCGGATGCAGCAGCAGGGAGTTGGAGCCGACGTCGGACAGAAGGAGCGCGTCATACTCCTGCAGGCCGTCGAGCGAGAAGGGCAGGGCCTCCACGGCTTCGTGCGCCGGCATCTGCCGGACGTCGTAGTCGCTGTCGGACAGGGCCTTGAGCAGCGGCTCCGCGCCCGAATGGAAGGTTACGCTGCCGAACTGGTCGAAGCCCTTGTAGTGGGTTGCGGAACTCATCCAGGTTTCGCCGATCAGCAGGATTTTCTTCTTTGACACGTCACACCCCAGTCTCAGGTCTTGTCCGGCTCGGCCGTGTCGCGGCTTGAACCGTTTCGGATTGAAGGCAGCTTGAATTGAACCGGTTCAAGTTTCAAGGGGATGTTTTGGGCAGAGTGCAAAATTTTTCGGCGGGAAGGGCGCCATCGCTGCCCTTGAGGTCGGAAATGAACTGTTTCAATAATGAAAACGGACACTTCGCGGTGGGTCATCGTTCCAGTGCTGTCGAGGCAAGGCAGATGCGGACACTTTTCGCGGGCTCGCTGATGTGCAAATAAGCGTTGGACGGGAATGTTGGCCCCTTGATGTGGCGTCTTCGCGTCCTCTGTGGGCAGGCGAGCAATGAACCCGGGGAGCCGGAATGGCGGTTGAGGGCGGCAAGGGCAAGAGCCGGAAGAAGATCACCATCCGGGATGTCGCACGTACGGCGGGCGTCTCCATCGGCACCGTGAGCGCGGTGATCAATGGCGGCAGCACGGTCGCGGCCGAAACGCGTCGCAGGGTCGAGGCCTGCATTGCCGAGATCGGCTTTGAGCCCAACAATTCGGCCCGCAGCCTGAAGCGCGGACGCATCTCGTCCATCGGCTTCATCGTCCCGGACCTCGGCAATCCGTTCTTCGCCGCCGTCGCCGAGGGGGTTCAGGATGGCCTCGGCGATGCCGATGTGCTGCTCGTCCTCTGCATGACCGGGGCAAGCGCCGAGCGCGAGGATTACTATGCCAAGGTCCTTCGCACCCAGAGGCTCGACGGCGTCGTCTATCTGTCAGGCACGGGTTTGCCGAGTCCGTCCTTTCTGGAACTTGCCCGCAAGGGTGCCGTGGTGTTCGTCGACGAACGCCTCCCCGGCGTCGACATTCCCTTCATCAACGCCGCCAACAGGGATGGCGCTCGTGATGTCGCCCGGCATGTGATCGAGGCCGGCCACCGCGACGTCGCGGTCATCACCGGTCCGCCGAGACTCTGGACCAGCGAGCAGAGACTGGCCGGCTATCGCGAGGCCTTCGCCTTCGCGGGTATCGACCCCGACACCGTCACCTACGTTCAGGGCGACTACACCGAGGCGAGCGGCTACGAGGCCGGACGGCAGCTCCTCGCAGAATCATCACGGGGATCACGTCCAACGGCGGTTCTTTGCGCCAACGACCTGATGGCCATGGGCCTCATTCGCCGTTGCCGCGAAGAAGGGCTGAGGCTGCCCGACGATCTTTCCATCGCGGGATTCGACGATGTCCCCTCCGCCGCCTTGCTCGATCCGCCGTTGACGACGGTCGCCCAGCCCGGCCGGGAGATGGGGGCTGCCGCCGCCAAGTGGTTGTTGAAGCTTATCGGAATCTCCGACGCGATGCCCGGGCAGACGGAATTTCCGACAAGCGTGCGGATCAGGGGATCCGTCGCCACGCGAGCGTGAGCGCGGCGCTCAAGGTCCTGAACAAGACAAAGGAAAGGCTGTGTCGAGCGCATGCCCGCTTTCGGTTGCCGTCCGCGAACAAAGTAGGCTAGTGTCCGCGCCGGGCGTCGCCGGTTGCATGCTTCGCA is part of the Hartmannibacter diazotrophicus genome and encodes:
- a CDS encoding LacI family DNA-binding transcriptional regulator, translated to MAVEGGKGKSRKKITIRDVARTAGVSIGTVSAVINGGSTVAAETRRRVEACIAEIGFEPNNSARSLKRGRISSIGFIVPDLGNPFFAAVAEGVQDGLGDADVLLVLCMTGASAEREDYYAKVLRTQRLDGVVYLSGTGLPSPSFLELARKGAVVFVDERLPGVDIPFINAANRDGARDVARHVIEAGHRDVAVITGPPRLWTSEQRLAGYREAFAFAGIDPDTVTYVQGDYTEASGYEAGRQLLAESSRGSRPTAVLCANDLMAMGLIRRCREEGLRLPDDLSIAGFDDVPSAALLDPPLTTVAQPGREMGAAAAKWLLKLIGISDAMPGQTEFPTSVRIRGSVATRA